The segment TATATGCAATTACCAAATAGTTTTTGTTCTTAATGTTCTTTTCATTCTGCAGGGTATGTGGATCGATTACTGGAGGTTCTTTTTGAAAGTGTGTTAGAGGACCCGAAGCAGTTTCAGGACGAGCTCAAGAAAGTGCACATTCCAGAACACTTGTGTACACAGTTCACAAGACCTGAAAAATTAGAGGCTGTAGCAATGCACACTTCACGCTTCAAATCCTTCACAATGGAGTAGAAGAGCCAGCTGATGTTCACAAATGCAGAAtccttgttatttattttaagtacagtttatttttatttatttatagattttgttttctttccatttcaaacttatatttatatgtatatttatagttgtaaattctatttaaaataaacattagtaATGGCAATTAAAACTGATGACTGTCTTATTGTGCTGAATGTTTCACCATTTAGATACTTTTCACAATGTGACCTTTAACATGTCCATTTACATGTCTATTATACTAGCCATTTAGTAAATGTGTCCCCTGCTTTGTTTCTTTGAGTGCTATTATCAAATGATAATCTACCAGTCTACCACTTGCAAAGTACCGCATAATTTGTTCTGTTTACATATTTCATCATGACTGTGAATGCTAATGTTAGGTTATATTCTACTTAGCATCCAAATGTCATTAAATCAGTAAAGGTTAAAGATTTTTTATCATGTGTGTCTTCATGAAACCCTAATATGTCTCTTTTAAGTGTATATTGATTATATGTCAGCAAATTAATGTTTTTAGGTCTATGTACAAGTTTAGGAAGCAGAGAAACTACCATTCGTtgcaaatacatatttttatttactacaAATTTAACAAACTCAAATAGTTACATCAATCAAGTGGAGGGGGTACAAAACCAGTATAATTTTCACTTTGTTCTGGGAACTGCTGTCTGATGCGTGTAACTGCACATGAGGGTATGACCACTCTGATGTGTCTGCCCAGCACCATCGGACCAAATTTCTGTATGCCAGGTGTCTGTAAGAACTGATGATAACATACAGGTTCGTTTATATTGATACACTGTTCAGTATCATAAGTGTAGTGTTTACAAAATAAGGCAGTCAAATAATATTATTtcgcaaaaaaatatataaagaccAACCTGTTGAGGGAAGGGTTTTGAAGATCTCCAAACAACTGACGATACGTGCCATACACTGCCTGCAGAACGTATGGGTTCAAAGCGACAGGCTCAAAACCTGGATGATCCATTATACAGGAAACACCGTTCACCTGTTCGCATCTGTGCCAAACCTATTTGCCAGAAAAGTGATTTTAGTACTTGTTGGTACAGGCTGGAACATCAATACTTTTAGGTGATATTGCTTCAGACACCATTCAGTGCATTGGTAGTGTTACCTGTGTTATATCTTTACAACATACGTTCTCCCCGGGACCGAGTCTGGAGCAATTACCACACGAACACCTATTATAAGATTACAATATGATGCACATGTATAACATTACTTTAAAACGGGACATAGTGTCTGCAAACCAAAAAGTGTCTACTTTACGTTTGCAGCGTTCATATACAAGATCAACTTAGAATTACTAATTTGCTATTGTGAAAATATTACACGCTACCAGTGTGACACTTCTATCGGTGCTTCATCTGGTTCGTCTTCACGCTCTTGTGTATGCTCGTGAGGGTCCAACGGTTCAAACTGATAAGGCAGTGGACCTGCACTGTCATCATTTTGATCAAACTGTGGGGATTCTGGTGGGGAGAAGTCCTCCACTTCCACACTGCTCTCAGAACCGCTGTAGCTGCTGCTCTCGGTGTCGCTGTCCATCTTGCCaacgtgtgtgtgtttacattgtCGGTGTGCAAATTAGCAGAATTTTTTCACTTATTGTCACTCCCCATTTAATGCAGTCTCCGCCTTGTCTCCACACTCTACCCCCACCCCTTACCTCCAGTGAACAATGCcccttttcagaaagtttttcaAACCAGAGGTGTGAAAAAGCACCTCTGAAACAGGGGGGTGTTGTGACCCTTTAATAATCGCCAAACACGTTCCAGGCGCAGACAACCAAATTGCTGACTCTTTATCTTGCTTTCTGTTTCAGAAATTCAGGAagctggctccagaggcggacccATCCCCAACTCCAGTTCCTCCTTATTCAGAATTAATATTCCCATGACCCACCAACTGAAACCTCTCCTCGACGCTTCTCTCAACACTTTCCTCCAAGCAGTTTCTCCCAGAACTCTCCAGTCATACATAACAGCATGGAGATGCTTCAATTCTTTCCACCTCTCGTACAATACACCATTCCCTGATTTTTCGCTACTTTCAATTACCTCATTTATCTCCTTCATCAACAGCGTAAAGGGCCTCCAAGTTGGGTCCATCAAGGGCTTCCCTAAGCGGCGTCCAATTTTTTCATAAACTGATATTCGGCGCCCCCTCGCCCGAAATAGGTAACGCACAAACCTCCCTTCTGATCAAAGGGATCCAACGTTCTCGGCCCACCCGACCCGACCCTCGTCAACCCATAATGCTAGACATCCTCACAAGATGTATCCACACTCTCCGCACAGGTTACCAACCCCTAACACCGCTCGCATACTCGACACCGTGTTTATTCTAGCTTTTTTCGGGTTCCTTCGATGTTCAGAACTCACCACCTCCTGCAAATTCGACCCCAATTCCAACCCTACCATCTCAGACTTAACAGTACTCGACAGCGAAACAATTTctttctttatcaaacaaagcaagacagaccaagTCAGAAAAGGCCATCTTATTTACATCTTCAACCTCTCTTCTCCAATCCAACCGTACCAGACCGTCCTCGAATTCCTCCGCCTTAGAAATTCCCAGGCCAAATCCCCCCACGAACCCCTATTTCTAGATGAATCCAAAAATCCGGTCActcgcttctggttccaaaaacacCTCAAATCCGTCCTTCAATCGTCAGGTATCCCAGCAAAAAATTTCTCTGGTCACTCCTTCCGCATCGGGGCAGCAACTTCAGCAGCCCAAAAAGCCCTCTCCAAGCAGCAAATCCAAACTCTAGGAAGATGGTCTTCAGAAACCTTCCAAAGCTACATCAGGACTAACCAATTTCACATCAAAGAAGCCCACAAAACTCTCATCGGCTATCAATCCACACAATTTTCCCCTTCCGCCCCACCCCACCATTCGATGccgtgagccttggtctcccatcggaTGCCGCAGGGGCCCCCCGGTCAGACATTCGTATGTTGCGACACCACAGTCGGCagggcctacccgtccgatcaagagccttggtctcccatcggaCACCGCGAGAGCCTAACCGAACTCGCAATTTTCCGTTCCGTCTGCCCTGCAATTACTAACTCCTGTCAAACGCTACAACAGCGTTCCTGTCAAGCAAGACTGGCCCCTAAAGTTccgtcaaataaataaataaatacttttagatCTTCCCATCCCTGACCTTATCCCTTCTACGGTCAGCGAGGCATTCCAGTCTGATGccgtgagccttggtctcccgtcAGGCACCCCAGGAACCTCCCGACCACTCAACTTTACCATTCCGTCGTACGTTCAGCGGGGCCCACCCGTTCAATGccgtgagccttggtctcccgtcggatgcCGCAGGGGCCCCCCGGCCAGACAATCTTACCTCTTCGACACCACAGTCGGCGGGGCCTACCtgtccgatgccgtgagcattggtctcccgtcggacacCGCAGAGGACCCCCGGCCAGTCAACCTTACTTTCACCCTACAGTCGGCagggcctacccgtccgatcaagagccttggtctcccatcggaTGTCGCGAGAGCCTAACCGACCTTGCAAATTTTTCCGTTCTGTCCGACGGTCGGCGAGACTCAACCGTCCGATGCCACAAGTCTCGACCTCCCGCCGAACACTATCCGAGCCCCTTTAGGCCAACTCACATCTTTCCCCCCCCACCTGGCGAGGCTTACCCATTTGAGGTTCTGAGTCCTGATCTCCCCTCAGATGTCGGCGAGAGCCCTCCCAAGTTGGGTTTTCTTTTCATTCTCCCCAGCCGGCGAGGCTTACCTGTTCTGAATCTTGATCTCCTGTCGGAGGCTTCATGGGCCCTCTCGGTCAGCCATTTTCCACTGACCAACAGGGGCCGGTCGACCAGAAGGGCCCACTTGCCATTACCGCAAGCTGCTCCGGTCAAGGCAACTCAGGCTCTCCTGGTCAGGCCCCAACTACGCTGCTCCTCCATCGGCCGGTAGACCTCACCCATTCCAACGCCGTGTGCTCCCGTTGAGTATCGGTTTGAGCCCTCCCGAACGGGCGccccaaaatctcaaaaaaaaaaagaaaaagaaaaaataccaGCAGCCGGTAGGGCTTACCGACCTGATACCTCTCCCATCAGGAGTACGTAGGCCGTCCCAGCCAGCTAACCAAACGACTTCTCTCTCTAACAACAGCCCCCGTCAGATCTCAGCGCTTTGGGGGGTCCTTAGTCCGGCGGCTGTCCTACTTTCCATTGCTTAttgggggtactctaggttcgggccattcccgagctcggagcccttccctggacagcacgccaaacacgctttacATACTTCAGCTAATTATATATAAGTGTGAACTCgtaaaataacattcttacagtattaatgcattagagcatgtagcttgatcggaaTCGTAAAGAGACATTAATTTACAAGGCAGAATCAGAACCTCATGTAATTAATTTACAAGGCAGAATCAGAAcctcatgtaatttgtgcacaagagttttattaattaAGGACTAACACATGACTaatcaacaaacaaacatacaatcactcatacatggaggaagggcaagtcagattggataaatggagccattagagaaacaagaaaaatTACTCTATGAGAAGAGTCACTTAACCACCTGAATGAAACCATCAGTGCCGTTTTACAAAGGcgttaacaaattaaacaaatgttTGTTTAGTTAAATGTATGATACTTGCATTGCCTTGGTCGTTGACGAGTGTTTGGATGTAGTCTTAGATGAAAGTCTTGATGGTTTCAAGGTCTTGGACTTGGGATCACATTTTTATGGGTTTAAGGAGCGATGAATTTCAAAGGTGTCCTGGCTCTGTGGTGATTGGGAGTTTCTTTCAAGGTGGAAagtgaagaagaatgatgagctgagagagagagagacccagcTGAAATCCTGTGATCTTTGGGGAATGAAAAGACAAGACTGCAGGGCCTGGCGCAGGCTTGGGGTTCTGGAAAGTTCTAGCTCATTTTCCTCATCTTCCTAGGAGTTTAAGGCCTCCCAAGCGCAGAAGCATCGACTCTGGGACTTATCAACCAGAAGTAGGGCTGTAATCAACCAAAGAAAATCTTGGTCGACTGAAGTCCAGAAACTTTTGACTAAAAATCGACTAAAAATTACGttgtggaggaaaaaaaaacgTACATTACATTAATTAGATACATACTGTGCTCAGTACTTGGTAGCCTTGTTGTCTgcctaaattaattataaataaacataaaaaacgtATAGGCTTTTTGCAGTATATTTAATCGTTTTTTACCTAATTATTTTGCACTGAAATGAGTCTGACACGCGAGTCTGTCGTCTCTGACAGCGGTGCATCACGTGCACCTGCGCAATATCATAGCCTGTGATTTCTGAAAACAGTACTATGTTGTCAACTAGTGATATCACAAGAACTTTTGAGGAATATgcaacataatttagaaaattatttttgtcatatgtTATAAGTATAACTGTCAGACACTATCATTTCAGCCGCTCTGCGCAGCTCGCACAGAGCGAGGCTGAACATTAGAGCTCAGCTACGCGGCTGAGACACGATTGAATAGACTTAACAATTCCTTCCGTGATATTATTTTTCCGTTTGGATGAgaggccgttcacatgtcgcgcctaaaaacgcgtggaaaacgctaggcgcgatgctttcttccttgtcaacaaagcgctcgggcgcttctattagcgtcaaaataatggaggcttgacaaatcataaagttcagaaaatccttggaccacaatgatgagctgtttctgctgaggtttcaatgtaacggaaaaacgtgaggaagctgatgaagcggaaaaaacgagcgcgtcgcaccgcgtgcgcgtcgcgaccgcgtcacttccattatgcgcgcgcaaggcGCGCATCTatatttgaaataacgaacttgatcgcgcaaaagacgctacatgtgaacggccccaaaagcctacttatctgtctctcttctccagtgggttgggctaatccaaaaaagtgaaaacaatgggGGTGTTCTGAAAACAGACTGTTCCCTGTGAAACAAGGGTGCTCTGAAAACACCCCCATTAGCAATTAGTGCTTTCCACCTGATGAAATAAGCACGGCCAAACTGATGAAATGAGCACGGCAAAaaaatcgaccaatcagaattttgGTCGAACCAGACCGCATCGACCAATTAATCAACTAATCGACTGGGACGTTACAGCCctaaccagaagatggcaaggTGATGAGACACGGGACTAAAAGAACTGAGACAAGCCAGGAGAATTGAGGCGAGTCACTGTGTGAAGCCTTTATCTCTTTTGGGGGTTACAGTCAGGAGATAAAGGTAATTGGGAGGCCAGGGTAATTGATAATTGGGAGGCTAGAGAGCCAATGGTGACTTTTGCTTTTGGAGGGAAAGTTTACAACTCTTTGTCTGTAAGCATGGTATTTGCATATGTATTGGGATTGGTTGTTCATGCAAAAActactaaagattcttaaaacacTAATATGTTGCATAGGTATCAAAAGATAACATACACCTTTTAAATCATCCACAAATTCAATGAGACCAAACATCTTATATGTGATGTTATACTACATAGTGAtcataacacatgcataaaaacattttacaatacaaaagacaaaataaatgaacAGTAATAATATACACAATGATCTGAGGATATGTGTGTTCGTtcacagaaagttttttttttaagaattaatgAAAGAAGTCAGTTCCTATGGCAGTATGTGTCCTTTTTAGAGTATTAGTTGGGGAAAGTTCTCTCCACATTCTTTTGAGTAATAAAGTTTATTTGGTCTGGCAGAGGAGTCCTGGTTGCCATAGTAAGACCATTTGTAGACATTATGGCAGCCAGTGTTGTAGATTGGGTGAGGGGGGTCTGTGATCATTTgttaatctaataaaaaaaaaaaaaaatgatttggtAAATCTAATGAACAACTGTGTCTGATTGGTCCGGaccctacattgttttttttcgagcaacaaagaatgtcggtttgtagagtaatttacaacagcttcagatgtggctcaaacaatcagaatcaaggaccaaaactgttttatacattttagttGAAACTCTTTTCGGATCTGTCAgccttctctctattgtgaattttaatgtgcctgttaagattttcttttagagtgaaacactttccacactgttggcagataaaaaggctctctctattgtggatattcatgtgcttgtcaaggtttcctcgtttactgaaactctttccacattgattgcatgtgtaaggcttctctccagggtgaactctcaggtggactctaaggtttccaggattactgaaacttcttccacactgatGGCATGTGAAAGAGttatctcctgtgtgaattctcatgtgagttTCAAGGTTTacttttcgagtgaaactctttccacactgttggcagatgaaacgcttctgtccagtgtgaattttcatgtgaactttaaggtttgtattttgaatgaaactctttccacactgttggcagatgaaacgcctctctccagtgtgaattttcatgtggtctttaagggttccttgttgaatgaaactctttccacactgttggcagatgaaagacttctctcctgtgtgaattttcatgtggactttaaggtttgtattttgaatgaaactctttccacactgttggcagatgaaagatttctctcctgtgtgaattttcatgtggactttaaggtttcctttgagactgaaactccttccacactgttgacagatgaaacgcctctctccagtgtgaattttcttgtgaacttgaaattctccttgttcactgaaactctttccacactgttggcagatgaaagatttctcttctgtgtgaattttcatgtggactttaaggtttgtattctgaatgaaactctttccacactgttggcagatgaaaggcttctctcctgtgtgaattttcatgtggactttatgGTTTCCTTtgagactgaaactctttccacactgttggcagacgaaagatttctctcctgtgtgaattttcatgtggactttaaggtttgcttttcgagtgaaactctttccacactgttgacagatgaaaggcttctctccagtgtgaattttcttgtggacttgaaattctccttgttcactgaaactctttccacactgttggcagatgaaatgcttctctcctgtgtgaattttcatgtggactttaaggtttcctttgagactgaaactctttccacactgttggcagacgaaagatttctctccagtgtgaattttcatgtggactttaaggtttcctttgagactgaaactccttccacactgttgacagatgaaacgcctctctccagtgtgaattttcttgtgaacttgaaattctccttgttcactgaaactctttccacactgttggcagatgaaagatttctcttctgtgtgaattttcatgtggactttaaggtttgtattctgaatgaaactctttccacactgttggcagatgaaagatttctctcctgtgtgaattttcatgtggactttaaggtttcctttgagactgaaactctttccacactgttggcagacgaaagatttctctcctgtgtgaattttcatgtggactttaaggtttgcttttcgagtgaaactctttccacactgttgacagatgaaaggcttctctccagtgtgaattttcttgtggacttgaaattctccttgttcactgaaactctttccaca is part of the Garra rufa chromosome 1, GarRuf1.0, whole genome shotgun sequence genome and harbors:
- the LOC141322104 gene encoding uncharacterized protein, with translation MKIHTGEKHFICQQCGKSFSEQGEFQVHKKIHTGEKPFICQQCGKSFTRKANLKVHMKIHTGEKSFVCQQCGKSFSLKGNLKVHMKIHTGEKSFICQQCGKSFIQNTNLKVHMKIHTEEKSFICQQCGKSFSEQGEFQVHKKIHTGERRFICQQCGRSFSLKGNLKVHMKIHTGEKSFVCQQCGKSFSLKGNLKVHMKIHTGEKHFICQQCGKSFSEQGEFQVHKKIHTGEKPFICQQCGKSFTRKANLKVHMKIHTGEKSFVCQQCGKSFSLKGNHKVHMKIHTGEKPFICQQCGKSFIQNTNLKVHMKIHTEEKSFICQQCGKSFSEQGEFQVHKKIHTGERRFICQQCGRSFSLKGNLKVHMKIHTGEKSFICQQCGKSFIQNTNLKVHMKIHTGEKSFICQQCGKSFIQQGTLKDHMKIHTGERRFICQQCGKSFIQNTNLKVHMKIHTGQKRFICQQCGKSFTRKVNLETHMRIHTGDNSFTCHQCGRSFSNPGNLRVHLRVHPGEKPYTCNQCGKSFSKRGNLDKHMNIHNRESLFICQQCGKCFTLKENLNRHIKIHNREKADRSEKSFN